From Bacteroidota bacterium:
TGGAAATCCTTTGCGCCTTGCAAAGATTGAAACGGAAAGCGCGTCCCCGCACATTGAACAGCAGATTCTTCGACTCCGCTCAGAATGACAATGTGCGGGGAAACGCCCAAGACCTCTGCCATCTGCCCTCTTACATCTTACATCATTTAATATGATCCTTGAACCATTCGAGTGTGCGGTTCATGAAATCTATTTGAGCTTCGCGTTCTAAAATTCCGTGTGGCTGGCGCTTGTACACTATCATTTGCGTGTGAACTTTTTTCAGTTTGAGGGCGTTGTACATTTCTTCGCTTTGCGTGATAGGCACGCGCGTGTCGGCTCCGCCATGCACGATGAGCATGGGAGTTTTTGCGTCATTGATGTGCGCAAGCGGTGAGCGATCCCACACGAGTTCCATGTTGTCGTTCCACCATAAATCCCAATGCACGAGAGAATTTTCGTGAATGATCTCAGTGGTTCCGCTGAAAGAAATCCAGTTGGAAATTCCCGCGCCCATCACAGACGCTTTGAAACGCGCGCTGTGTTTTGTGGAAGCCCACGCGGATAAATATCCTCCGTAAGAAAATCCGCCTGTGCCAATTTTATCGTTATCCACCATTCCTTTGGCTACGAGAAAATCAATTCCGGCAAGCACATCGTCCATTTCTTTTCCACCCATATCTTTATGGTCACCTTTTGCAAAATTTACACCCCTGCCCTGACTTCCTCTGTAATTTGGCTCGAGCACAAAATATCCGTTGGCAGCATACCACTGCACGGGATACACCGAGCGTGTGTTCCATCCATTGGCGGAAACTCCCTCGGGTCCACCATGAATCTGCAAGAGCAGAGGATATTTTGTTCCTGCTTTGTAATCTTTCGGATAGGTGAGAATGCCTTCTATCTTCCAGCCATCCGCTCCATTCCACGAAACGACTTCTTGCTTGGTGAGTTTTATTCCTTTCAAATCAGGGTTGCTGTCGGTTAGTTTTTTCAAACCTCCTGAAGTGCTACCGGAATAAACTTCATACGGATTTTGCGGAGTGCTTGCGGAAAAAGCCATGACTCCTGTCTTCACATTCAGACTCATCGCGCGGATGATGGCGCCTTTTCCATAGACAGAAGTCATTTTTCCTTTCAAATCAATTTTTTTGAGCGCGGAATAACATCCTTCCACCGTGAGTGCGAGAAGAGACGTATTGCTTATCCATTTCACTTCCACAACTGAACCTTCATAATTCGGTGTGAAATTTTTTGCTTCACCGCCAGAATCAGGAACGACAAATACGCTTTGCGGAAGCGGGTCAGAAATATCCACCGCACCACAGAACGCAAGATTTTTTCCATCGGGAGAAACTGAAAGATTTCCGAGTTTGCCTTCGGTCTCGCAAACCACTTGCGGAGTTCCGCCTTCAGCATTCACTTTATAAATCTTTTGATACATGTATGTCCAGTCAATGCTGGTTTTATCAGACGCTTCAAAGAAAATTGTTTTCCCATCGGGCGACCAGATAAAACTTGTTACGTTCAGGACTTTATCTGAAATTTCTTTTGGCTTTGCGCTTGCCTCAGCATCGGTGACATAGAGGCGGTCATATTTCAAGTTATCGTCTTTTATTTCCCAGTCTTTTTTCTTTTTCTCATCTGCTTTCTCCTGGTCATTTTGAGCATCCGTATAAATGAGAGCGAGTGATTGTCCATCAGGAGAAAACGCATAATGCGACACGGAATTTTCAGCAGATGTGATTTTCTTTATGTTGACCGTTTCTGCAAATTCAGCTGAATACAATTGATTCGTTTTTGATACAGTATCTTTTGCGATGTAGAAGATTTTTTTCCCGTCTGTGCTCCATGAGATAGATGAAGGATTGTACTTTTTTTCCAAAATTGTTTTAGATGAACCTCCAGCTTTGGGCACAATCATCAAAACTCCTTTTTGCATTCCTGAGGCGTCTTCTCCCGGCACACGAAGAATATACGCAATGTCTTTTCCGCTAGGAGATATGGCAACCTCCGATACGTTGCGGATGTCAGAGATAATTTCGGGTGTAATGGTTTGAGAGAAGGAGTACGAGGTACCAAGTACTAAGTACAATGAGAGTAAAAAGTATTTTTTCATAGATAGAATTTTGAGAGCCAAAAGTAAGAAAAAGCCCCTTTCCTCCTTCCCTGCTGATTTAGAGGAATCTTTATATTCGCTTCTTATTTCTTCCAAATGAAAAAAAGCTTGATGCTCACCTTCTGTCTTCTGTCTTCTGTCTTCTTACTTTCTCAATCTTATCGTTCCGCAAATAATCCTCACTACTGGAAAAACAAAAAACCATTCGAAGGTTACTGGCAACAGGATGTAGATTATAAAATCAAAGCGAAGCTGGATGAAAAGACAAATATTATTTCCGCGACTGAAGACCTCACTTACTACAACAATTCTCCTGACACGCTGGCTTTTGTTTATTTCCATTTATATCAGAATGCATTTCAGCCGGGTTCTTATTTTGATAAAATGACCCGTGAGAATGGCGTGACTCCCGGATACGGAAAATATGAAGCGCAGAAAAAAAATACCGAGATACTTGAAATGACTTCGAACGGAATCGCACTGAAAAAAGAAGAAGACA
This genomic window contains:
- a CDS encoding S9 family peptidase; translation: MKKYFLLSLYLVLGTSYSFSQTITPEIISDIRNVSEVAISPSGKDIAYILRVPGEDASGMQKGVLMIVPKAGGSSKTILEKKYNPSSISWSTDGKKIFYIAKDTVSKTNQLYSAEFAETVNIKKITSAENSVSHYAFSPDGQSLALIYTDAQNDQEKADEKKKKDWEIKDDNLKYDRLYVTDAEASAKPKEISDKVLNVTSFIWSPDGKTIFFEASDKTSIDWTYMYQKIYKVNAEGGTPQVVCETEGKLGNLSVSPDGKNLAFCGAVDISDPLPQSVFVVPDSGGEAKNFTPNYEGSVVEVKWISNTSLLALTVEGCYSALKKIDLKGKMTSVYGKGAIIRAMSLNVKTGVMAFSASTPQNPYEVYSGSTSGGLKKLTDSNPDLKGIKLTKQEVVSWNGADGWKIEGILTYPKDYKAGTKYPLLLQIHGGPEGVSANGWNTRSVYPVQWYAANGYFVLEPNYRGSQGRGVNFAKGDHKDMGGKEMDDVLAGIDFLVAKGMVDNDKIGTGGFSYGGYLSAWASTKHSARFKASVMGAGISNWISFSGTTEIIHENSLVHWDLWWNDNMELVWDRSPLAHINDAKTPMLIVHGGADTRVPITQSEEMYNALKLKKVHTQMIVYKRQPHGILEREAQIDFMNRTLEWFKDHIK